The Neurospora crassa OR74A linkage group IV, whole genome shotgun sequence genome has a segment encoding these proteins:
- a CDS encoding WD repeat protein, with the protein MAVEGRPPTPKSILRGHKAQVHAATFIRNNERLVTGDADGFVIAWDLTIMRPRAVWQAHDNAILGIAGWGNDRIITHGRDNKLIVWKLIGDDEARMSTTLPLDPCAEPRPKPWILHLLEVNTMNFCSFSYCPVSAPVLPGQQEGQSQDTAQESRFESELLIAVPNTLASEAIDIFHLPSQTRRHTVKLGDKNGMVMAVALFNQADSLTLVAGYENGLAIVAHRDPVKNDWVPLYQATCHSQPILSLSVSPARDFFLTSSADAVIAKHPLPSVVSQDTTSTHATTTQAAQVSESEESSSPVNTGDKAVGKSLLGAALAKEKQNPSSQPKRSLKPEEVLTHPLKTVNTKHAGQQSIEIRSDGLIFATAGWDSKIRVYSTKTLKEVAVLKWHQVGCYAVAFAHIAPNTGAPSINDQNPKATVSTTGTQPATSDSLGHGTQKPNMDQSLTVVPKLVELTVRDKRLRQAKAAHWLAAGSKDGKVSLWDVF; encoded by the exons ATGGCGGTCGAGGGCCGACCTCCAACACCCAAGTCGATCCTCCGGGGTCACAAGGCGCAGGTTCATGCCGCCACCTTCATCCGCAACAATGAGCGCCTCGTCACTGGTGATGCCGATGGTTTCGTCATCGCCTGGGACCTGACCATCATGAGGCCTCGCGCGGTATGGCAGGCTCATGATAACGCCATCCTAGGGATTGCTGGATGGGGTAACGACCGCATCATAACCCATGGTAGGGACAACAAGCTCATTGTCTGGAAGCTCATCGGCGATGATGAGGCCCGGATGAGTACGACTCTTCCACTCGATCCATGCGCAGAACCGCGTCCAAAGCCATGGATCTTGCATCTCCTGGAAGTCAACACCATGAACTTCTGCTCTTTCTCATATTGTCCTGTCTCGGCTCCTGTACTACCAGGTCAGCAGGAGGGCCAAAGTCAAGATACAGCACAAGAGTCAAGGTTCGAGTCTGAGCTACTCATCGCAGTTCCCAACACGCTGGCGTCCGAAGCG ATTGACATCTTTCATCTCCCTTCCCAGACGCGCCGCCATACTGTCAAGTTGGGCGATAAGAACGGCATGGTCATGGCCGTGGCACTGTTCAACCAGGCAGACTCTTTAACCTTGGTAGCCGGGTATGAAAATGGCCTCGCTATAGTAGCTCATCGGGATCCCGTCAAGAACGACTGGGTACCTCTCTACCAAGCAACCTGTCATTCTCAACCTATCCTGTCGTTGTCTGTTTCTCCTGCCCGGGATTTCTTCCTTACGTCAAGCGCTGATGCGGTCATTGCTAAGCACCCCTTGCCTTCTGTGGTCTCACAGGATACAACATCGACACATGCCACAACGACTCAGGCCGCTCAAGTGTCTGAGAGTGAGGAAAGCAGCAGCCCTGTCAACACAGGGGACAAAGCCGTTGGGAAGTCTCTGCTTGGTGCGGCCTTGGCCAAAGAAAAACAGAATCCTTCATCGCAACCAAAACGATCACTCAAGCCCGAAGAAGTACTAACCCATCCCCTGAAAACCGTCAACACAAAACATGCAGGACAGCAAAGCATCGAAATCCGCTCTGATGGCCTGATCTTTGCCACTGCTGGCTGGGATAGCAAGATCCGCGTTTATTCCACAAAGACGCTCAAAGAGGTTGCCGTCCTGAAATGGCACCAAGTTGGATGCTACGCTGTCGCTTTCGCCCATATTGCACCAAACACTGGTGCTCCATCAATTAACGACCAGAATCCAAAGGCAACTGTATCGACGACTGGTACCCAACCGGCTACGTCCGATTCCCTGGGCCATGGAACCCAAAAACCAAACATGGACCAGAGCCTCACCGTCGTACCAAAGCTTGTCGAATTGACAGTCAGAGATAAGCGTCTCAGACAGGCAAAGGCGGCACATTGGCTGGCTGCTGGAAGCAAGGACGGAAAGGTCAGTCTCTGGGATGTCTTCTAG
- a CDS encoding acyltransferase, with protein MADEQDGRDDSPAQVEDSAPDLRILGDRITLQPSGFVAPSKGSPGDEKEEALMKNMARFRSEPLQFLREVSLYVSGTGWRAYDDVIGQPVFYPGYTEHIKSQVMSATLLQAKIAQLAEMRLAVEEKQGLLNKNDRNFETKRNQRRSVLVQSLQEVAEQLTDNMVCKMESKTFIRGAYYMVTQLLLRAYHQGIHVSSEEVLRLRNVAREAEKKGQSIIFLPCHRSHVDYVASQLLCYRLGLTMPVVVAGDNLNFPLVGNFLQHAGAMFIRRSFGDDQLYTTLVQAYIDVLLQGGYNFECFIEGGRSRTGKLLPPKFGILSFILDSILSGRVQDTVICPVSYQYDKVVETEGYVTELLGVPKKKENLADFLSGGSSVLSLRLGRVDVRFHEPWSLRGFIDEQVIRLSKIPSSINWKDMKNPIVRQKLLRTLGYKVLADINDVSVVMPTALIGTVLLTLRGRGVGRAELIRRVEWLTARVRAKGGRVAHFGNTPVSDVIERGLEVLGKDLVGVVEGLAETTYYAVDRFQLSFYRNMTIHLFISEALVAAALYTRVKRGGGPAIQDIPYQDLHNQVLFLSSLFRGEFIYSGEGLAVNLEKTLMGLEADNVVFLERDELTGAITKVGLSDAERAAGRENYDFYCFLIWPFIEASWLASVSIMGLTPPLGQKDDIWIQFSKAQESAQLLGKTLYHQGDLSYFEAVNKETLKNSYQRFEEEGIIQVVKSKDPKVPPRMRVAPEWRPARDEISGVLIASGRLWDFTEKIASSRREGKNRRDGATVSTRVVRLTDDLGQKLFEEAIAGTDGGKKGKGKGKGQGKGAAPARLSREEEKILTADLKESKRRRTLENRAHL; from the exons ATGGCCGACGAACAAGATGGACGCGACGATAGCCCGGCTCAGGTCGAGGACTCGGCGCCCGATCTGCGCATTCTGGGTGACCGTATCACTTTACAGCCCAGCGGCTTTGTGGCGCCTTCCAAGGGTAGCCCAGGcgacgagaaggaggaggctttGATGAAGAACATGGCGCGCTTTCGCTCCGAGCCGCTACA ATTCCTCCGCGAAGTCTCCCTCTACGTCTCGGGCACAGGCTGGCGCGCCTACGACGATGTCATCGGCCAGCCCGTCTTCTACCCAGGCTATACCGAACACATCAAGTCTCAGGTTATGTCGGCGACCCTATTGCAGGCCAAAATCGCACAACTGGCTGAAATGCGCCTGGCAGTCGAGGAGAAGCAGGGGCTACTCAACAAAAACGACAGGAACTTCGAAACCAAGCGCAACCAGCGTCGCTCCGTACTTGTCCAGAGTCTCCAAGAGGTTGCAGAGCAGCTCACAGACAACATGGTGTGCAAGATGGAGAGCAAGACCTTCATCAGAGGTGCTTACTACATGGTCACTCAACTTTTGTTGAGAGCCTACCATCAAGGCATCCACGTCTCGAGCGAAGAGGTGCTGAGGTTGCGCAATGTGGCTCGGGAAGCGGAGAAGAAAGGACAGAGCATCATCTTTTTACCATGCCATCGATCACATGTCGACTATGTTGCTTCGCAGTTGCTCTGCTACAGACTCGGCTTGACAATGCCtgtcgttgttgctggtgaCAACCTGAACTTTCCGCTGGTAGGAAACTTCTTGCAACATGCCG GCGCCATGTTTATCCGTCGTTCCTTTGGCGATGACCAACTCTATACAACCCTGGTACAAGCCTACATTGATGTTCTTCTCCAGGGCGGTTACAACTTTGAGTGCTTCATCGAAGGCGGTCGTTCACGCACGGGCAAGCTGCTCCCGCCCAAGTTCGGCATTCTCAGCTTTATCCTCGATAGTATCCTATCCGGCCGCGTCCAAGACACCGTCATCTGCCCCGTATCATACCAATACGACAAGGTGGTGGAAACAGAGGGCTACGTGACCGAGCTGCTGGGCGtacccaagaagaaggaaaaccTGGCAGACTTCCTCAGTGGCGGATCAAGTGTGTTGTCACTGCGCCTCGGCAGGGTTGACGTGCGTTTCCATGAGCCATGGAGCCTACGTGGGTTCATTGATGAACAGGTTATCAGGCTGTCCAAGATACCATCTAGCATCAACTGGAAAGACATGAAGAACCCAATTGTGCGGCAGAAGCTGCTCCGAACCCTTGGGTACAAGGTCTTGGCGGATATCAACGACGTCTCGGTGGTGATGCCGACCGCCTTGATCGGTACTGTTCTACTCACCCTACGCGGCCGTGGTGTTGGTCGTGCTGAACTGATCCGCCGTGTCGAGTGGTTAACGGCCCGCGTCCGAGCGAAGGGTGGACGTGTTGCCCATTTCGGAAACACGCCGGTCTCAGACGTGATTGAACGTGGTTTGGAGGTTCTCGGAAAGGacttggttggtgttgtcgagGGTCTGGCGGAAACCACTTACTACGCCGTGGACCGGTTCCAGCTGTCCTTCTACCGAAACATGACCATCCACCTATTCATCTCCGAAGCGCTAGTTGCTGCAGCTCTCTATACGCGCGTCAAGCGTGGTGGCGGACCGGCCATCCAGGACATCCCGTACCAAGACCTGCACAATCAAGTACTATTCCTGTCGTCGCTGTTCCGCGGCGAATTCATCTACTCGGGCGAGGGCTTGGCTGTCAACTTGGAGAAGACGCTCATGGGGCTAGAGGCGGATAATGTCGTCTTTCTAGAAAGAGATGAGCTCACAGGCGCGATCACCAAGGTCGGGCTGTCGGATGCCGAGCGCGCGGCGGGCAGAGAGAACTACGACTTCTACTGCTTTCTCATTTGGCCCTTCATCGAGGCAAGCTGGCTTGCTTCAGTGTCGATTATGGGATTGACGCCTCCGTTAGGTCAGAAGGATGATATCTGGATCCAGTTTTCAAAGGCACAGGAAAGTGCACAACTA CTCGGCAAAACACTCTACCACCAAGGCGACCTCTCCTACTTCGAAGCCGTCAACAAAGAAACGCTCAAGAACTCGTACCAGCGcttcgaagaagaaggcatcATCCAAGTCGTCAAGTCCAAAGACCCCAAGGTTCCTCCGCGCATGCGTGTTGCACCCGAATGGCGGCCCGCCAGAGATGAGATCTCAGGCGTGCTTATCGCCTCCGGGCGTCTGTGGGATTTCACCGAGAAGATTGCGTCCAGCAGGCGAGAAGGCAAGAACAGGCGTGATGGCGCCACGGTGAGTACCAGGGTGGTCAGGTTGACGGACGATTTGGGCCAGAAGCTGTTCGAGGAAGCGATTGCGGGCACGGATGGTggcaagaaagggaaaggaaagggcaAAGGACAGGGCAAGGGAGCGGCACCGGCGAGGTTGAgtagggaagaggaaaagatcTTGACGGCGGATTTGAAGGAGagtaagaggaggaggacgctGGAGAATCGGGCGCATTTGTGA